In Perognathus longimembris pacificus isolate PPM17 chromosome 3, ASM2315922v1, whole genome shotgun sequence, a single window of DNA contains:
- the Fzr1 gene encoding fizzy-related protein homolog isoform X2, translating to MRRTLTPANSPVSSPSKHGDRFIPSRAGANWSVNFHRINENDKSPSQNRKAKDATSDNGKDGLAYSALLKNELLGAGIEKVQDPQTEDRRLQPSTPERKGLFTYSLSAKRSSPDDGNDVSPYSLSPVSNKSQKLLRSPRKPTRKISKIPFKVLDAPELQDDFYLNLVDWSSLNVLSVGLGTCVYLWSACTSQVTRLCDLSVEGDSVTSVGWSERGNLVAVGTHKGFVQIWDAAAGKKLSMLEGHTARVGALAWNAEQLSSGSRDRMILQRDIRTPPLQSERRLQGHRQEVCGLKWSTDHQLLASGGNDNKLLVWNHSSLSPVQQYTEHLAAVKAIAWSPHQHGLLASGGGTADRCIRFWNTLTGQPLQCIDTGSQVCNLAWSKHANELVSTHGYSQNQILVWKYPSLTQVAKLTGHSYRVLYLAMSPDGEAIVTGAGDETLRFWNVFSKTRSTKESVSVLNLFTRIR from the exons ATGCGGCGGACCCTGACGCCAGCCAACTCCCCGGTGTCCTCCCCCAGCAAGCACGGGGACCGCTTCATTCCCTCCCGCGCCGGTGCCAACTGGAGCGTGAATTTCCACAGGATCAAT GAAAATGACAAGTCTCCCAGCCAGAACCGGAAAGCCAAGGACGCCACCTCAGACAATGGCAAGG ATGGCCTGGCCTACTCGGCCCTGTTGAAGAACGAGCTGCTGGGCGCTGGCATTGAGAAGGTGCAGGACCCACAGACTGAGGACCGGCGGTTGCAGCCATCCACGCCCGAGAGGAAGGGCCTGTTCACG TATTCCCTCAGCGCCAAGCGCTCCAGCCCCGATGATGGCAACGATGTGTCCCCATACTCCTTGTCCCCCGTCAGTAACAAGAG TCAGAAGCTGCTACGCTCCCCACGGAAGCCCACGCGCAAGATCTCCAAGATCCCCTTCAAGGTGCTGGACGCGCCTGAGCTGCAGGATGACTTCTACCTGAACCTGGTCGACTGGTCGTCCCTCAACGTGCTCAGCGTCGGGCTGGGCACCTGCGTGTACCTGTGGAGTGCCTGCACCAGCCAG gtgacCCGGCTCTGCGACCTCTCGGTGGAAGGGGACTCGGTGACGTCAGTGGGCTGGTCTGAGCGG GGGAACCTCGTGGCTGTGGGCACGCACAAGGGCTTTGTGCAGATCTGGGACGCGGCGGCTGGGAAGAAGCTGTCCATGCTGGAGGGGCACACGGCACGTGTTG GGGCCCTGGCCTGGAACGCTGAGCAGCTGTCATCGGGCAGCCGCGACCGCATGATCCTGCAGAGGGATATCCGCACCCCACCCCTGCAGTCGGAGCGGCGGCTGCAAGGCCACCGCCAGGAGGTGTGCGGCCTCAAGTGGTCCACAGACCACCAGCTCCTCGCCTCTGGGGGCAACGACAACAAG CTCCTGGTGTGGAACCACTCAAGCCTGAGCCCCGTGCAGCAGTACACCGAGCACCTGGCTGCCGTGAAGGCCATTGCCTGGTCCCCACACCAGCACGGCCTGTTGGCGTCGGGCGGTGGCACAGCTGACCGCTGCATCCGCTTCTGGAACACCCTGACGGGCCAGCCACTGCAGTGCATCGACACCGGCTCCCAAGTGTGCAACCTGGCCTGGTCCAAGCATGCCAACGAGCTG GTGAGCACGCACGGCTACTCGCAGAACCAGATCCTTGTGTGGAAGTACCCATCCCTCACCCAGGTGGCCAAGCTCACCGGCCACTCATACCGCGTCCTCTACTTG GCAATGTCCCCTGATGGGGAGGCCATTGTCACTGGGGCTGGAGACGAGACCCTGAGGTTCTGGAACGTCTTCAGCAAAACTCGATCAACAAAG GAGTCCGTGTCGGTGCTCAACCTCTTCACCAGGATCCGGTAG
- the Mfsd12 gene encoding major facilitator superfamily domain-containing protein 12, with protein sequence MGPEPQAGPPPPLSPVARLSFAVGHFLNDLSAAMWFSYLLLYLHGVRAYSSRGAGALLLLGQIADGLCTPLVGFEAARMRACCARYGPRRAWHLAGTICVLLSFPFIFSPCLGCGEDTPEWVALLYYAPFIVIFQFGWAATQVAHLSLIPVLATSDHEKVELTALRYAFTVVANIVVFGAAWLLLHLQGASGVGPAQDTDVGDQLGVQDVPVFRNLSLLVVGVGAAFSLLFHLGTREGRPRRAEEPNECSPLVAPTARPLLLWKHWLQEPAFYQVGVLYMSTRLIVNLSQTFVPMYLTYSLRLPKKFIATIPLVMYLSGFGSSFLMKSINKCMGRNLTYFLGLLVVLAFAAWVALANTLGVAVYSAAGLLGTGSAIILVTSLAMTADLIGPHTDSGAFVYGAMSFSDKVANGLAVMAVQSLHPCPSELCCTACVSFYRWVMVAATGGVGVAAALVLCSLFIWPIRLRTRDSGDRP encoded by the exons ATGGGCCCCGAGCCGCaggcggggccgccgccgccgctgtcgCCGGTCGCGCGGCTGAGCTTCGCGGTGGGCCACTTCCTGAACGACCTGAGCGCCGCCATGTGGTTCTCGTACCTGCTGCTCTACCTGCACGGCGTGCGCGCCTACAGCTCCCGCGGCGCAGGCGCGCTGCTGCTGCTCGGCCAGATCGCCGACGGGCTCTGCACGCCGCTCGTGGGCTTCGAGGCCGCGCGCATGCGCGCTTGCTGCGCGCGGTACGGCCCGCGCCGCGCCTGGCACCTGGCGG GCACCATCTGCGTGCTGCTGTCCTTCCCGTTCATCTTCAGCCCCTGCCTGGGCTGCGGGGAGGACACACCCGAGTGGGTCGCCCTGCTCTACTACGCACCCTTCATCGTCATCTTCCAGTTCGGCTGGGCTGCCACGCAGGTCGCCCACCTCAGCCTCATCCCTGTACTGGCTACCAGTGACCACGAGAAAGTGGAGCTCACGGCCCTCAG GTATGCCTTCACCGTAGTGGCCAACATCGTTGTCTTCGGCGCTGCCTGGCTTCTCCTGCACCTGCAGGGCGCTTCCGGGGTGGGCCCTGCCCAGGACACCGACGTGGGTGACCAGCTGGGGGTCCAGGATGTGCCCGTGTTCCGG AACCTGTCTCTGCTGGTGGTGGGCGTGGGCGCTGCCTTCTCCCTGCTCTTCCACCTGGGCACCCGGGAGGGGCGCCCACGGAGGGCAGAGGAGCCCAATGAGTGCAGCCCTCTGGTGGCCCCCACAGCCCGGCCCCTGCTGCTCTGGAAGCACTGGCTGCAGGAACCAGCTTTCTACCAG GTGGGCGTGCTGTACATGAGCACCAGGCTCATTGTGAACCTGTCCCAGACCTTCGTGCCTATGTACCTCACCTACTCCCTTCGCTTGCCCAAG AAGTTCATCGCGACCATCCCCCTGGTGATGTATCTCAGCGGCTTCGGCTCCTCCTTCCTCATGAAGTCAATTAACAAGTGCATGGGGCGGAAT CTGACCTACTTCCTGGGCCTCCTGGTGGTCCTGGCCTTTGCTGCCTGGGTAGCGCTGGCCAATACGCTGGGTGTGGCTGTGTACTCAGCCGCCGGGCTGCTGGGCACCGGCTCTGCCATCATCCTCGTCACCTCACTGGCCATGACAGCTGACCTCATTGGCCCCCATACG GACAGTGGAGCATTTGTGTACGGCGCCATGAGCTTCTCAGATAAGGTGGCCAACGGGCTGGCGGTCATGGCTGTGCAGAGCCTGCACCCCTGTCC CTCGGAGCTGTGCTGCACGGCCTGCGTGAGCTTCTACCGCTGGGTGATGGTGGCGGCGACCGGCGGCGTGGGCGTGGCCGCCGCGCTGGTGCTCTGCAGCCTCTTCATCTGGCCCATCCGCCTGCGGACGC GGGACTCCGGAGACCGGCCCTGA
- the Tektip1 gene encoding uncharacterized protein C19orf71 homolog, translating to MQTLRREAARPYVPLGTLEVDFPPPHSSDDYLSMEGPRWTPAIKHGTRWKYSPMGRDATGQLMYTGLTNSDPREAWYNMPRALDSPYREAYARWHGCFDHRQRGLPSAYTQHVRDTAWYDPVLPAQYKSPSTRWGSALWRDRLLRGKDYVVNRNRFGEEPRGTWDYVPCLSAPQRPRYASRAPRTWGLEPCCVAPPPRSLPMRAPAFR from the exons ATGCAGACCCTGCGGCGGGAGGCTGCCCGGCCCTACGTCCCCTTGGGCACCCTTGAAGTTGACTTCCCACCCCCTCACTCCAG CGATGACTACCTGTCCATGGAGGGGCCTCGCTGGACACCGGCCATCAAGCATGGGACGCGCTGGAAGTATTCGCCCATGGGACGCGACGCAACCGGCCAGCTGATGTACACCGGCCTGACCAACTCGGACCCCCGCGAAGCCTGGTACAACATGCCCCGGGCCCTGGACAGCCCCTACCGCGAGGCCTACGCCCGCTGGCACGGCTGCTTCGACCACCGACAGCGGGGCCTGCCCTCTG CCTACACCCAGCACGTGCGCGACACCGCGTGGTACGACCCCGTGCTCCCCGCCCAGTACAAGAGCCCGAGCACCCGCTGGGGGAGCGCGCTGTGGAGAGACCGGCTCCTGCGCGGCAAGGACTACG TGGTGAACCGGAACCGGTTCGGGGAGGAGCCGCGTGGGACATGGGACTACGTGCCGTGCCTGTCGGCGCCGCAGCGGCCGCGCTACGCCTCGCGGGCCCCGCGGACCTGGGGCCTGGAGCCCTGCTGCGTGGCGCCGCCGCCACGGTCCCTCCCTATGCGCGCGCCCGCGTTCCGATAA
- the Fzr1 gene encoding fizzy-related protein homolog isoform X1, which translates to MDQDYERRLLRQIVIQNENTMPCVSEMRRTLTPANSPVSSPSKHGDRFIPSRAGANWSVNFHRINENDKSPSQNRKAKDATSDNGKDGLAYSALLKNELLGAGIEKVQDPQTEDRRLQPSTPERKGLFTYSLSAKRSSPDDGNDVSPYSLSPVSNKSQKLLRSPRKPTRKISKIPFKVLDAPELQDDFYLNLVDWSSLNVLSVGLGTCVYLWSACTSQVTRLCDLSVEGDSVTSVGWSERGNLVAVGTHKGFVQIWDAAAGKKLSMLEGHTARVGALAWNAEQLSSGSRDRMILQRDIRTPPLQSERRLQGHRQEVCGLKWSTDHQLLASGGNDNKLLVWNHSSLSPVQQYTEHLAAVKAIAWSPHQHGLLASGGGTADRCIRFWNTLTGQPLQCIDTGSQVCNLAWSKHANELVSTHGYSQNQILVWKYPSLTQVAKLTGHSYRVLYLAMSPDGEAIVTGAGDETLRFWNVFSKTRSTKESVSVLNLFTRIR; encoded by the exons atGGACCAGGACTATGAGCGGCGGCTGCTACGTCAGATCGTCATCCAGAATGAGAACACCATGCCCTGC GTGTCAGAGATGCGGCGGACCCTGACGCCAGCCAACTCCCCGGTGTCCTCCCCCAGCAAGCACGGGGACCGCTTCATTCCCTCCCGCGCCGGTGCCAACTGGAGCGTGAATTTCCACAGGATCAAT GAAAATGACAAGTCTCCCAGCCAGAACCGGAAAGCCAAGGACGCCACCTCAGACAATGGCAAGG ATGGCCTGGCCTACTCGGCCCTGTTGAAGAACGAGCTGCTGGGCGCTGGCATTGAGAAGGTGCAGGACCCACAGACTGAGGACCGGCGGTTGCAGCCATCCACGCCCGAGAGGAAGGGCCTGTTCACG TATTCCCTCAGCGCCAAGCGCTCCAGCCCCGATGATGGCAACGATGTGTCCCCATACTCCTTGTCCCCCGTCAGTAACAAGAG TCAGAAGCTGCTACGCTCCCCACGGAAGCCCACGCGCAAGATCTCCAAGATCCCCTTCAAGGTGCTGGACGCGCCTGAGCTGCAGGATGACTTCTACCTGAACCTGGTCGACTGGTCGTCCCTCAACGTGCTCAGCGTCGGGCTGGGCACCTGCGTGTACCTGTGGAGTGCCTGCACCAGCCAG gtgacCCGGCTCTGCGACCTCTCGGTGGAAGGGGACTCGGTGACGTCAGTGGGCTGGTCTGAGCGG GGGAACCTCGTGGCTGTGGGCACGCACAAGGGCTTTGTGCAGATCTGGGACGCGGCGGCTGGGAAGAAGCTGTCCATGCTGGAGGGGCACACGGCACGTGTTG GGGCCCTGGCCTGGAACGCTGAGCAGCTGTCATCGGGCAGCCGCGACCGCATGATCCTGCAGAGGGATATCCGCACCCCACCCCTGCAGTCGGAGCGGCGGCTGCAAGGCCACCGCCAGGAGGTGTGCGGCCTCAAGTGGTCCACAGACCACCAGCTCCTCGCCTCTGGGGGCAACGACAACAAG CTCCTGGTGTGGAACCACTCAAGCCTGAGCCCCGTGCAGCAGTACACCGAGCACCTGGCTGCCGTGAAGGCCATTGCCTGGTCCCCACACCAGCACGGCCTGTTGGCGTCGGGCGGTGGCACAGCTGACCGCTGCATCCGCTTCTGGAACACCCTGACGGGCCAGCCACTGCAGTGCATCGACACCGGCTCCCAAGTGTGCAACCTGGCCTGGTCCAAGCATGCCAACGAGCTG GTGAGCACGCACGGCTACTCGCAGAACCAGATCCTTGTGTGGAAGTACCCATCCCTCACCCAGGTGGCCAAGCTCACCGGCCACTCATACCGCGTCCTCTACTTG GCAATGTCCCCTGATGGGGAGGCCATTGTCACTGGGGCTGGAGACGAGACCCTGAGGTTCTGGAACGTCTTCAGCAAAACTCGATCAACAAAG GAGTCCGTGTCGGTGCTCAACCTCTTCACCAGGATCCGGTAG